Part of the Melopsittacus undulatus isolate bMelUnd1 chromosome 7, bMelUnd1.mat.Z, whole genome shotgun sequence genome is shown below.
ggcagaagaTGCTTGtatgcagggagggaggaagggctGAACTGGAGGTGACTGAAGTGCTGTAGCAAGAACTGTGTGTAGCAAGAACTGAGCGCTTGGAGCCACAGCTGTGTGTGGAAATCCTGTGTCTTACACCCTGGAGTAGGTTGCAGGTAACTTGGCACAGTACCATATATTTCTTTTAGGTAATTACGTTATTTATTCACTTGGCTGTCATTTATACACACGGAAAGGCAACTGAGTCCTTGCGTAAAGGTGGTTCCAGAGGCCACTTGCTGCTCCTGACTAATGTGCTGTCAGATGAGAGTGATTGAGGAAAGGGGGGCTTTTTTCATCGCACTCTTGGTACGACGTGTAGAGATACGGGAAGACTTCACTTCGTTTGTCTGAAGAAAGCAAATTGCTTAATGTTTACCCCGATGCTGACTCAAATAGAATATGCTGCAATTGCTGGATTACCAAGTATGCCTACGCTGACTGGAAGTGCTGGTCCTTCTGGTAATTAGATGGAAAATTACGGTGGTGGTCTGCACCTGGTGTGCTTCAGCCATTGGTGTTTATAAAGAAAggattataatttttaattttactgtatAGTTTGTGCTaggctgaaagtaaaatttCCTCCTAGTCTGACAACACTCATTTTATGGAGCACTTCTAATGCTGAGAAAACGAGCAGTGACCGTTTGCAGGCTGTGCAGTGACCTCTGCTGCAAGGACACACTGGAGCAgactgccccagccctgccgctGCCCAAGCACCAGCCCAGCACTCGCAGGGACTTCAGCTGCGATGCTCACCTCCGCGCTGCTACTCGGTTCCTCTTCAGCAACCACTAGCAGCGGAGGCGAAGGCCTCCAGCCGGGCTCGGGACGGCCGCCTGCACCGCTCCCCGGGGCGGAGCGCCCCGCTCGCCCCTCCCGCCCCGGCCTCTCGCCCAGTGATCCGAGCTGCGCGCCGTCGCCATGGCCTTCGCCACCCGCCACTTCGTGCGCGCCGCTTCCTCCGCCGCCGCCACGGCGGCCGCCAAGAAGCTGATCGTCAAGCATGTGACGGTCATCGGCGGCGGCCTCATGGGCGCCGGCATCGCCCAGGTGAGtgcggcccggcccggcggcGGGACAGCGGTGAGGGGAGGCGGCGGCTGCGCCATGGCGGCTGCAGGGCGGCCGTTACTCGGCGGGTGCAGCGGGAGGGACCCTCACGGTTCGCTGGGGGCTGGCCGGGGGAGGCGGGGACGGCTCTGCCGCTGTCTCTGCTGCCAGCGGGGACCCTTTTCCGGGCAGGGAGAGCCCCGGCTCCAGCCGCGCAGTGCTCCTGCTCCCGCGTCCCCTTCGCTTCGTGGTTTCTAGTGAgggagccgagccgagccgggcCGGGCGGGGTGTGTGGCTGTAGCCGGCCGCGGACGGGAGCGGGGTGCCcggcaggcagagcagcagctcgAGGCCGCGGGGCGTCACGTGCCGGGGCCAGCTGCCTGCCCGGCCTTGCCGACGACCTACACGGGTCGAGGCGCCGCTCCGAGTTGTGAGGAGAGAGCCGTGTTTAGGATGAAACAACGACAACAAAATAGCGCTTCCCCGAGTTTATTACAGTTCGTGCGAAAGTCATTTCATGCgtccgtccctggcagtgtgcaggGCCAGCCTGGACcgagctttgagcaacctggtctagtggaaggtgtccctgcccgtagcAGGGGGTAGGAACTcggtgatcttaaggtcccttccagccgaaatcattctgtgattctgtgctgtgtttgtgtgagaAATGGTGGCTGCTCTTGCACTAGAGAGCTGTACGTGCGAGCAGCAACACCTGACCATGACCCTGGCCCACGAACCAGCTGAAGTGTGTGGTGGGTTTCACCCCATCAGCCTCCCTTTTGCAAGGCATGTTGGGGAGCCAGCGTGTGCTCATCACACCACAAGCATGAGTGCCGCTGGGGATGTGGAGGGACGTGCCCAGGCTGCCCTGTTTGCAGACTTGTGTGAATCTGGGGTTTACTGCTGCTTCAGGGGGTAGAAAGTACTGCTGCACCCCTGCTGTCCGGTTGAGCAACCTTCaggttttctgttctcttgctaATCCACATGTCTTCAGGTCAGACAGGTGGGTAAGTAGAACCAAGGTCAATGCTATAAATCGTTTAAGGTGGTTCTTAAGACAACATGTGGACTACTTATAAACCAGGCAGTGTGTAATAACGTTTGGAAAATACTGGTCCAGGAAGCTTCTGACTTGCCAAGGGAACAGATCAAGTGACATTTTACAAGTTATTAAAGTAGAATACAGCATCTAAAATAGACATTTAGCTCTCAGTCATCTGCAGAGTTATGAAGTGGTTAATATTTACATAGGATTTACTTTCCCAGTGCTTAATCTCAGGCCTTTGGCTTTCAAGCTCATCTTTAACTTGATAGTTTGGGGCAGAAGACGGAATGGTCCTGTCAGTGATTTAAGATTTGTCTACTTCACAGAAAGACGGTGTTCCCCAAGATACCAGGGTAGCTCACAAACTTTGCAAAGAATGACTGGAGGATGAAGGCATCCACAAGTGGAATCAGATAGTGAGGTTGGAGTTCATAGATAGTAGTTCTCCATTTTAATGAATTAACAGTTTTCCTTCTCGGGACTGAAGATTGCTCACATTCCTGGCAGTAGGAATGCAGGGGCTATTTCTGGTTTTTTTGCTAAGGAATTAGCTAGTTGTTTATTAACTTGTGTGGTGAAACGTCTGCTCTGTATCTTGATACTGGAACATGAGGTTTCCACTGAGGGAACAACCAAAGAACAACTTTTGAGAAAGATTCTGTGGAGAAATATGAAAGATTTGAGGCAGATGCACGCTATGCAAAGGTTATAATTCTGCAGGAAAAGTAAACTCATCTGCATAATCTGCACACAAGAGTGGCTTGTCCAGGGAAGCATGTCTGGTATTTGCCTCTAACAGAGCTCACAATCTTCTACCACTGTTAAGGACCAGGCGTGATTTTGCTGACCATCTGCCTCCGATGTATCAATCTGAAATTACCTCAAAGCAGAGATGATTAAAACACTGAGTGGGGTCTCCTCCATACACAGTTActaaagcttttcttcctttttagaaCATGTAAGGAGTTGTCCCTCCTCTTTACTTTCTTTCTCATAATGTCAGGAAAAGCTAACCTCTGCTAAAATGTATGGCTGAAACCCAGGGGCTTATAATTTCTGATACAGAAGCACTTCTGTATCAAAAAAGCATTAATTGACTCCCCAACGCTCTTTTGTTACTTAGTATTCTTCAGGTCATTTCATAGTAGAGTGAGCGAGCGTGTGTAAATTACAAGGAGATGATATGACCctttgccatttttcttcttcttatcCGTGTAAATATGGTACAAATGAGATGGGAAAAGGGAGATGTTAATttttctaggatttttttttgtcagctgctcagtgctggtgTAGTTGTAGGTTGATAATCAGTGAAGGATCTGTTATAAATGTGTTtggtattgatttttttttcctgaagagtaGAGGGTCTTGCTTTACTATTGCAAATAATCAGCAGCAGATGAAGTGTTAGGAGTACAAGTCCAAGCTTGgtttaaatgttgttttcttttatgattCACTTGTTTTGATGAAATAACtatagtgaaaataaaataacaacaacaaaagatgGATAAAGACATGCAGGCTGCCATGTTAAAGGTGTACTGCTGCTGTCCAGAAGCAGTCTGGCATTTCTTTATTTGATGGATTACTGAGGCAACTTGTATGAGAAAAGCACCATGCTTTTCTTCAGGAGATAGCTCTCTATTTTTCATTCAGCTAGGCTTGTTGGAATAGGTCTTGTGGGCACAGGAGAATCTTTAGTCTCCAGATGCAGGGTTAGATATAAAGTAAAAGGTTGCAGGAGAGAAGCACCTAAGTTATGTGACTTCAGAAACAGCCAGTGAAACCatgttttaatctgttttccACAATTGCTGTATTGCAACTTGTTAGTTCAAGGATTCTGAAGACAAAGATAGGCTGTGGCTAACTaacaagagaaacagaaattaatgaaCAATGAAGTAACAGATAACAGCTGATTTTTAATAGGCTGTTGCAATGTGAGAAAGTGACATTGTGTGTTTGAAATTAATTGAATACCAACCCAAAATGCAATGCAATAGTGCTGTAGCTGAGCCAGTGTTTGTGCCAAGTATATAGTAAGGAGTGTTTGCAGGCTACTTGGGTCTGTGCAGAGTCCTGGAGTAGCAAATGTTTCACTGCTGCTCCTAGCACCACTGTCACCTTCATATTGTTGAGACATGCTCGTGGCCAATCAGCAGAGTTGTTACACTCAGATCCAGGAACAAAGAGTTAGCCATCCCTAATGCCTCTTGCTCACCCTACCAGCATGCATGTTTTGTTCTTCACAGccctttttccttccaagaTCCAAGGATCACAGCTAAGCTGTTTGCTCTTTTCAAGACAGCTGTTTGTCTTCTATCCATAGGGGCAGAATTCATCTGCCTCCGTGTACAGGTATTGTTCTGTATTGGGGaaaaatggatttctttttcgTTTTGGATTGCTTTTTTCCTAAACCGAGACCTTTatctcttcccctctgctccaactgtgtgtggggttttgtgattttttttttagtaaattgCATTAAGTCTTAATTCAATGTTCTTTAGCTCTGTTTTGCCTAAATCATTGCCTAATGTGTTGCCTGCCCAAACACAAGTCAGTATGATTGGTGGTTTTATGATACTGATGATACTTTTATCTTTCAGGTTGCAGCAGCCAGTGGTCACACTGTGGTGTTAGTTGACCAGTCAGAGGAAATCCTTAAGAAATCTACAAAAGGAATTGAAGAGAGTTTGAAGAGAGTGACAAAGAAGAAGTTTGCGGATAAGCCTGAGGTTGACATTGTCTTCTTTATTCCTCTGGGAAAACTTTGAAGAATAAAAGCTACCATACTGAAGTTCTGAGATTTTTTGCAGTTATGCATTATAGAGCATGTTAACATActggtttaaaaagaaagctgtttccAGTGTGCTGAAGAACTTcggttttctgtttctgattcaAGGAGGTAGAAAGATGTCTTACCttactttctttcctttgtagACTTCAGCCTTGAGATCAAGTTTTAAAACAACTTGGCGACCTTTGTAGCAGATGCTAAATGGGAAATGTTGCCAACTTATTAATCCTAATTTAGTGGCAAGATACCTTTGAGTACTTATGTTGGGGATGTACCAATTTGTCCAACAGTGAATAGTAACAAAAGTGTTTTAATAGGTTAGTAAAAAGACTTTCTCCTGTGCCGCAAGACTTGGATACAGAATACTACAAAGTAAATGATAGTGCAAGTTTAACTGCTGTGGAGTAACATGAATTAGATATGGTGCATGCACATTATTGAGTAAGATTTACATACTGTAAGTTACTGTGAAGCAGTTGGTGCACCTATATTTATATCGTAAAGGCTATTTGTTGCTGTGCTTGCTTCTCTAAATTCCACAACATATTCAGTTCTTTCTTTGATACGTattaatgtatatattatatactgGCTTGATGATTACCAGCATGAATGATACAGCAGgcaaaagaattttaaaagggCTTGTTTGCATGAGgaactacagaagaaaaattgtaGTAATATCAGGATAGCCAGAGCATACATACATAATTATGTGGAGTCTTTTAATCCAAAATAAAATTGTTCACATAATTCTTGCATTTTATATATGACATTATATTCTAGAGTGCAGGTACATTTTTTAATTGCACTGTGTCTCCATTTACTCTTTGGTCAAATTCTTGAAAGTCCTTCTAATGATACATGCTTAATTGCATaaattgcatatttttaatttttgtcctcacaagcatgtcagtGATCGGCAGATTTACTAGtcagaaaacagattattttttcccacatTTGCACTGAAACTGTAGTGAATGTAGGTCTTTTCCTGGAGTGTTCATGAACTAGAGCGTAATCTGTTCATAGGAGTGAAACAAGATaatcactgaaggaaaaaaatgcaaaggtttgAAACTGGAAGAATTCCTCTTTATGGAGGGTGAGTCCAGGCTGCCTTAGTAACTACTGATTGACCAACCAATTGTTAATTCAAACTCTTATGCTGAAGATTGGACTGCAGAAAATAGTCTTCCTAAAAGAGCGAAGTCAAAGGTCTCTTATTTGCTTCAAAGCAATTTGATTGCTAGGAAATTTGATTGGCTAGGAAAGTTTTGTCAGTGAACAGAACTTTCTCACTGACTTGGACATGTGGGAGACTGCCTCAGTTTTTCAGGGCTCAAAAAAACTTCAGAGCATATAAAGGGGTTTTCACGTGAAAATAAGTTGAATAATTGTAACCAGACATTCCGACTTGGAAATGTTTCAGGCTGGTGCTGAGTTCATTGAGAAGACCTTAAAGAACCTCACAACAAGCACAGATGCAGTAGCAGTGGTCCACAGCACGGATTTGGTGATAGAAGCTATTGTCGAGaaccaggaaattaaaaatgaacTCTTCAAGCAGCTGGATAAGTTTGCTCCAGAGTAtgtgtatttttcctgttacatTTTGAAACTTAGATCTTTGTATCTCCTATTTTTAATCTCACACTGTTAGTTCTCCATTTTCTTAGCTGCTTTTTTTATAGCAGGAGTTTTTCTCCCATAGACTAACTTCAGACTGTGGTGTGATATGTAACAGTTGTGCCAGGTGCGTATGTTACAAAtgctttcagctgctttcagtTCATTTAATTGTTGCATTGCTTCCTTTGATGTGGTTTCAGGTATGTTTAGTCATAAAGCTTGTCCATCTAACTCACAAGTTCAAATCTAAATCCAAACACAAATACACAACAGTAGAATAAGCTTGTCCTGGTACATATGGGCTATGGTTAAATCCCATAATTAAATAGGAAGTTAGGATGATAAGGTACTTGCTTTCAGTATGCCTGGCATGAGCAAGTTTCAAGAAATCTCAGCCTCTTATCCATACAGTCAGCTCAGCAGTGGCTTAAGTTTACTCTTATTACAAGAGTTTGGAAATAGGTCATTGCTCTTGTGTTTGAGGTAAAAGTGTAAATAACTTCTTAGCATGCAGTTGTTCAGTTACTTACAGTCTCTGCAACTTTCTTTGAACTATATTTGATAACTGCTGGAAGTTACCCTTGAATTGTCTCCAAACCCAAAATGCTGTTAAGCTGATCATGCAAAAGCTGATCCTTGTAACGAATGACTCAGGATCACAAGACCTTGACTGCTTGCAGGTGGAGGTTTTAACCAGTACAGCTAAATCTGGGGATATAGGCTAGAGGCATTTTAGACTGTCTGACTAAAGAACTAGACAGGTTGCACCTTAAATATGTTACCATTAAGTTGACATCAGCCTGGGGAGATTTTTAGGCTGTCTCATATTGTTAGTTATCTAAATGACCTGGTACTTCTGAAAACAATAAAGGATCACAAACAGTTGTGCACTGAGCACAGGGTAACTTGCCATTACCCTTGGTCTGGCAGACAGATGTTAAGTAGCTGCCTTCAGCAATTGTCATGGTACCTTGTCATGATAGATTGTGCTTATTTTGAGAAAACAGACCACAGTCTTTGCTGACACTCAGCAGAGAAAGCTAATGAGCAAATCTGAGTGTACTAAATGGCAAACTGTCTAAAACCAGTCAGCAGGGAAAAGTggcacagggacttggagcCTCCTTTAATAATATGTTTATTTGGAACATCTAGAACTATATTTTGTAAGCTCAGCTCAGCAAGCATAGCTGCCTTGAAACATGAAATTTTACATTACAAGAGTGTTAAAAGATATTGGGAGATGTTCAGATTAATGTGCCTTCCTGTGGCAAAAGTCATGATTTTGCAGGGTTGGAGAAAAGGACATTAGACAAGAAGCCTTCTCTTTTAAGAGGAGAATTGGAAATGGTGATAAACATGGAGGTATCTTACACGGAAGATAAAGAAAAGAATAACTGTCCAGGTGGAATGGTGTGTGCTGTTTCTTGGATGCTATCAGTTTGAGAGCATGCTGGTTTATGTTTCTGGAGCTTTGCAATATTGCTTGTGTATGTTATATTACACACTCAATGTTACACTCATCCTCCCAGTATGGTAACTGTTACTGAGTTACATGGTCAGCATCTTCAGAGCAGGTGATACAGTATGGTTGCCCactcttcagttttgttttctttttgaattgAGTCAGTTTCACCTTTCCATCTTGAAAAGGTCAGACTAGGGTTTTTGTAGACTATCCCCACATTCTTTATTGCCTTTAGGCATTTAAACACCACAGCCATTTTCCAAACAGCATCATAATGAACATGGCAAAAGAATCTGGGGGTATCCACTTTAAGAGCTCTTCTCTACCTACTTTCTGAGTGGTGGGAATACCCATCAACATATCTCAGTCTAGGATTTATTTGTAGACATAGGAACTCAGCTAGGTACTGACAGTGGTTTTCAACTGTTCATTGTGTTAAAAATCAGTGTTCTGAGCGTTGCGAAAGAAGTGTTCAGTGTTCCCACTACAACTGTATAACAGCTGGGCTGTAAGGGTAGGTTTTATTGAAATGGTGTATTTCTCTTGTGTGTGATTCTGTTTTTAATGCTGTTCCCTGACCCGCTAGATGTCACCAAGAGAAAGCATACTGATGCCTGGGAAAGCATCACTGAGGCTTCACTAGTGCTGTTGCTTTCAAATGcattccagctctgctgtgaccTGAACCAGGGATTGTGTGGTTCTAAGTCACAGAGGCATGTAAATTCTATTTTAAACTCAATTTGAGTTTGCATAGGCAAAATACCTTTAATATATTAACAGTGATTTAAGCAGAAAGTGTAAATAAAATGTCCTTGTACACAATACAGatctaatgctttttttcccccaagtctTTTTGTTATGTGAGGCTACAGTATTCACCTGCAGAAGTGATGCTGAGACAATTATTTTAAGTGAACCCAGATACAAACAGATCAACATGCTGAATTTTTACATGAATATTTGAATTCTTCGTGTACAGTGGCAGGTTTTTAGTGAAGAGGCAGGTTTTTAGTGAAGGTAAGTGTCTTTTGGATGCATTGATCTCCAGAGGCCGAAACTATGAGGTGCATAATACTCTTTTTAGTATCTCAACTCAGAACAACGTAAGGCTTAATTTACGGTGGAACAATAACAAAAGAATATTTGTAAGAAGTGTAAATAGAAATTTtcagggtttttgttttatttccttctctgtaaTACATGCTCAGAAACTgagaaaacataataaaaaaatggaaatctggattttttttaatctgtaaaagGACCTCATATTTCTTAAAATTCTTGTGTTAGTGTATCCTTTGCAGTGACCTATGCATGGcaggttttaccttttctctgttttttgttttccatctaCTCTTTGCTCTCGTGGTAAGTTTGCTTATCACATCTGCCAGTgatcattgtaaaaaaaaaaaagaatcaaaatttTTCTTAACGCTCCGAAGTGCATTTTTGACATTGCAAATGATTGGGCTTCCATAGATATGTAAATgattcacagtaaaaaatacCCTTAGGTTTCTAGGTTTGCTTAGAAATTAAGTGGAATAGATTTTAGAAGCTAAAAATTTTCTACTtggagtcttttttttttcccatcacttAATATCAATATTCAACACGCTTACTCAGAAGTCAGAAACTCGTGCACCCCTCCCAGCAGTTATTTCATCATTGCTATTATTTCTATCTCAGAAAAAGAATGGTGATAATCTGCAGGGATATTTCTGAGAATACTGTGGATGGTTGGCCAATGGATGTCTACTTATGTTTAGTGCACCAGTCTTCTGCTGACAGGAAAATAGTAATCATTTACACAATccatatgtttcttttttcccaggcATACAATATTTGCAAGCAACACTTCATCCTTGCAAATCACACAGTTGGCTAACTCAACCACCAGGCAGGACCGATTTGGTGGTCTCCATTTCTTCAATCCTGTGCCTATGATGAAGCTTGTGGAGGTAGGCATCTTGTAATGTAATCATCATAACCACTGTGTTACAGCAGTGCAGTTGTCACCACTGAGAATTCAGTTGAATGAAAGAGCAGATCTCAGTTTGCTGAACAAGCTGCTGTTACTGATAAGGGTTGGTGCATTCTCTGTTGAGGGGCAGGTTAAAGAGACAGAGGAAACTCTTTCAGTCTCGAGGCTCCAAAGTTCTCCACTGACCTGCCAAGACAGGTGCTGTTTATAGTGATCATTTCAAGCAAGCAGGCAAGCTGATTAATAAGAACTACTGAAAGCTTAAACAAAATCATCCGATGACTGACACAGGAATTTGATTGCTACCAGTGTAGGCATTGATACAAAATAAGATGAAATCTTACTGCCTTGTGGCTTATGAAACAGTCATGTTTGTTTCAATGTTCCAGATGAT
Proteins encoded:
- the HADH gene encoding hydroxyacyl-coenzyme A dehydrogenase, mitochondrial — translated: MAFATRHFVRAASSAAATAAAKKLIVKHVTVIGGGLMGAGIAQVAAASGHTVVLVDQSEEILKKSTKGIEESLKRVTKKKFADKPEAGAEFIEKTLKNLTTSTDAVAVVHSTDLVIEAIVENQEIKNELFKQLDKFAPEHTIFASNTSSLQITQLANSTTRQDRFGGLHFFNPVPMMKLVEVIKTPMTSQKTFESLVDFSKAVGKSPVSCKDTPGFIVNRLLVPYMMEAVRLFERGDASKEDIDVAMKLGAGYPMGPFELLDYVGLDTSKYIIDGWHSLEPNNPLFAPSPLLNKLVQEKKLGKKTGEGFYKYK